The Candidatus Woesearchaeota archaeon genome has a window encoding:
- a CDS encoding nucleotide exchange factor GrpE, with amino-acid sequence MSKKEQQETKQKTTSKQNAKTHVASTATEELEKKLTASSENFLRLQAEFANFKKRAEEQQARIYASATCNVLKEFVKVFDDFELALKHTNNADEFKKGMEMIFAKFITTGEEMGLERIKTVGEKFDPYQHEALLAEQSKKEENSILEELQSGYKVKDVVIRTAKVKVAKK; translated from the coding sequence ATGAGCAAAAAAGAACAACAAGAAACTAAGCAAAAAACAACCAGTAAGCAAAATGCTAAAACGCACGTTGCAAGTACAGCAACAGAAGAATTAGAAAAGAAACTTACAGCAAGTAGCGAGAACTTTTTGCGACTGCAAGCTGAGTTTGCTAATTTTAAAAAACGAGCAGAAGAACAACAAGCAAGAATATATGCATCAGCTACCTGCAACGTACTCAAAGAATTTGTAAAGGTATTTGATGATTTCGAGCTTGCACTTAAACACACCAATAATGCTGACGAATTCAAAAAAGGCATGGAAATGATTTTTGCAAAGTTCATAACAACTGGTGAAGAAATGGGTCTTGAGCGCATTAAAACAGTTGGAGAAAAATTTGATCCGTATCAACATGAAGCTCTTCTTGCAGAACAAAGTAAAAAAGAAGAAAATTCAATTTTAGAAGAATTACAATCAGGCTACAAAGTAAAAGACGTTGTCATTCGAACAGCGAAAGTAAAAGTAGCAAAAAAATAG